In Zygosaccharomyces rouxii strain CBS732 chromosome F complete sequence, a single window of DNA contains:
- the NIP100 gene encoding Nip100p (weakly similar to uniprot|P33420 Saccharomyces cerevisiae YPL174C NIP100 Large subunit of the dynactin complex which is involved in partitioning the mitotic spindle between mother and daughter cells putative ortholog of mammalian p150(glued)), with product MVAIGDKVDVNGHHGVVKYIGHTQFAEGVWYGIELDEPVGRNDGSVQGKRYFDLEKKGLCGIFAKLQSIKIINSGGQNSLQGEVSRLLQENDELRRQLQRTEVEGPNDVIEFLTMENSDLSKNIESLKGKLAALQQREDTHVKLQAVYVEMEKELRDQLEELEISYQKEIDALKNENAKLHQELAEKDSPQLEVRDLQSKLKIMEQQVYENRFLKDLYEVCIDDKRNREEAQFEYLSKKILDDRIRNNFVEKQKCRFVLVILNSIAAALTNENMKESYRKSLGDVSQWTAPFLGCLIPEEKIRLTSINEFLSSNPELNASPFLAIRCIGLTFGKIVPELLALYMERTADKPPLELITELYSVCLSIQKKCEVLLVGASNANCILTTRNNISALKLFNTIFQEIFSQFELEFQEDHILELTKDILQQVESISVMKQVDEDKDDDKFEDSQTIEATSTSINSKDDMAAHWQTLLHNRETELRELMIKNQVYQQRLEEVDSRGKEFNSMKIEIGDLSQRNDYLIQEVADLKEVLEKVQQKVKREQLRAYQIGPNDGYEDLAAELINSEKLDLISEIRDLRQIVSKYVAKENKKPVNLEWLDIHKEAINIIEIPLRNRIHSLGNEVLDFVNYSTSVNLECSKLKKNYMENAKFKMSVIESAIKDTKLN from the coding sequence ATGGTAGCAATTGGTGACAAAGTGGATGTTAACGGTCACCATGGTGTTGTGAAATATATTGGGCATACTCAATTTGCTGAAGGCGTCTGGTATGGTATAGAATTAGATGAACCTGTGGGTAGAAATGACGGTAGTGTACAAGGGAAAAGATACTTTGACTTGGAGAAGAAGGGTCTCTGCGGTATATTTGCCAAACTCCAGAGCATTAAAATAATCAATTCTGGGGGTCAGAATTCTTTACAGGGAGAAGTTTCAAGACTTTTACAGGAGAACGATGAACTACGACGCCAATTACAAAGGACAGAGGTAGAGGGTCCCAATGACGTTATAGAATTTCTCACCATGGAGAATTCTGATCTCAGCAAGAATATAGAGTCTCTAAAGGGTAAATTGGCTGCCCTTCAGCAAAGAGAAGATACTCACGTAAAATTGCAGGCAGTTTACGTGGAAATGGAGAAAGAGCTTAGAGATCAGTTGGAGGAACTTGAAATATCGTATCAAAAGGAAATTGAcgcattgaaaaatgaaaacgCTAAACTGCATCAGGAATTAGCTGAAAAGGATAGTCCCCAACTAGAAGTAAGAGACCTGCAGtcaaaattgaagatcATGGAACAACAAGTTTATGAAAACAGATTTTTAAAAGATCTTTATGAAGTATGCATAGATGATAAGAGAAATAGAGAGGAAGCACAATTTGAATACTTATCGAAGAAGATATTAGATGATCGAATAAGAAACAACTTTGTGGAGAAACAGAAATGCAGGTTCGTATTGGTTATATTAAATAGCATTGCAGCGGCATTGACAAATGAAAATATGAAAGAATCGTACCGTAAAAGTCTAGGGGATGTTTCTCAATGGACTGCTCCATTTCTTGGCTGTCTAATAccagaggaaaaaattcgACTCACATCAATCAACGAATTTTTGAGTTCAAACCCAGAATTAAATGCCAGTCCTTTTCTGGCGATACGCTGTATAGGACTCACCTTTGGTAAAATCGTACCTGAATTACTAGCGCTTTACATGGAACGTACCGCCGACAAACCACCGTTGGAATTAATAACGGAACTCTATTCTGTATGTCTTTCCATTCAGAAGAAATGCGAAGTGTTACTCGTTGGGGCTTCAAACGCAAATTGCATTCTCACTACTAGAAACAATATTTCTGCTCTGAAATTATTCAACACCATCTTCCAAGAAATATTCAGTCAGTTTGAGCTCGAATTCCAAGAGGATCATATTCTTGAATTGACCAAGGATATTCTTCAACAGGTAGAGTCAATTTCCGTGATGAAACAAGTCGACGAagataaagatgatgataaatttgaagattcaCAAACAATTGAAGCCACTTCTACTAGCataaattcaaaagatgataTGGCCGCCCATTGGCAAACCTTACTCCATAACAGGGAAACGGAATTGAGGGAGTTGATGATTAAGAATCAAGTATATCAACAACGACTTGAGGAAGTTGACAGCCGTGGCAAGGAATTTAATAGCATGAAGATAGAAATTGGTGATCTAAGTCAGCGTAACGATTACCTGATACAAGAAGTTGCGGATCTGAAAGAAGTCCTTGAAAAAGTGCAACAAAAAGTGAAACGTGAACAACTTAGAGCGTATCAAATTGGTCCGAATGATGGCTATGAAGATCTGGCAGCAGAATTGATCAACTCAGAAAAACTAGATTTAATCTCAGAAATCAGAGACTTGAGGCAAATCGTCTCAAAGTATGTCGCTAAGGAGAACAAAAAACCTGTAAATTTGGAGTGGCTAGACATCCACAAAGAAGCCATCAATATTATAGAAATTCCATTAAGAAATAGAATCCATTCCCTTGGAAACGAAGTTCTTGACTTCGTAAATTATTCCACAAGCGTCAATTTGGAATGCAGCAAACTCAAGAAAAACTACATggaaaatgcaaaattcAAGATGTCTGTCATCGAGTCAGCTATTAAAGATACCAAACTGaattag
- the MRPL40 gene encoding mitochondrial 54S ribosomal protein uL24m (similar to uniprot|P36534 Saccharomyces cerevisiae YPL173W MRPL40 Mitochondrial ribosomal protein of the large subunit), protein MSTGYSHLTKVGARILNRLNNPPEHLKPFVSKYTKRSVPEFLRPEIDEVDPKDAFETEKQWKYMPGDRVVITRGKQRGNICVVKQHDRITNGFILDENGPTKTVPVPKQFWLEGQKTHMLTVPVALKQEDVKLVADVDDPQNPGHTKTVAVRDVTFSGSYYDPDYKKMMPYRQVSGETDLVIPWPKPEQHEDGELATDAMVAREQTFWVESLAKNPIPEAAFLTIRNPHSKFRRGKLTTKDISKLVAPPMPLSDVKKARLAEREQLAQIPRPTLTEEDKNLIGDKIYEHLKEYVGR, encoded by the coding sequence ATGTCTACGGGTTATTCTCATTTGACTAAAGTAGGTGCACGTATACTGAATAGACTGAACAATCCACCAGAGCATCTCAAGCCATTTGTCAGTAAATATACCAAGAGATCTGTTCCTGAATTCCTTAGACCAGAGATTGATGAAGTAGACCCCAAGGATGCATTTGAAACTGAGAAACAGTGGAAGTATATGCCTGGTGATCGTGTGGTGATAACGAGGGGTAAACAGAGGGGAAACATCTGTGTAGTGAAGCAACACGATAGAATTACAAACGGATTTATTCTTGACGAAAATGGACCAACAAAGACAGTTCCTGTGCCTAAGCAATTTTGGTTGGAAGGTCAAAAGACTCATATGTTAACTGTTCCAGTAGCTCTGAAGCAAGAAGACGTTAAATTGGTTGCAGATGTTGATGATCCTCAAAATCCAGGTCACACAAAGACTGTAGCAGTTAGAGATGTTACATTCAGTGGATCATACTATGATCCAGATTATAAGAAAATGATGCCCTACAGACAAGTGTCTGGTGAAACAGATTTAGTCATTCCTTGGCCCAAGCCAGAACAAcatgaagatggtgaattggCTACAGATGCAATGGTAGCGAGAGAACAAACGTTTTGGGTAGAAAGTTTAGCGAAGAATCCAATTCCTGAAGCTGCTTTCCTAACCATCCGTAATCCACATTCCAAATTTAGAAGAGGTAAATTGACCACCAAagatatttcaaaattggtaGCACCACCAATGCCATTATCTGACGTAAAGAAGGCACGTCTTGCTGAAAGAGAACAACTGGCTCAAATTCCAAGACCAACCCTCACCGAAGAGGACAAGAATCTCATTGGTGATAAGATTTATGAACACCTTAAAGAATACGTCGGCAGATAA
- the NOP56 gene encoding snoRNP complex protein NOP56 (highly similar to uniprot|Q12460 Saccharomyces cerevisiae YLR197W SIK1 Component of the small (ribosomal) subunit (SSU) processosome that contains U3 snoRNA), with the protein MAPIEYLLFEEPTGYAIFKVKLQQDNIGSRLEEVQKQINDFGSFTKLLELVSFSPFKGAAEALENANDISEGLLSESLKAVLDLNLPKGSKKQSVTLGISDKNLGPSIKEVFPYVDCFSNELSQDLIRGVRLHGEKLFKGLQSGDLERAQLGLGHAYSRAKVKFSVQKNDNHIIQAIALLDQLDKDINTFAMRVKEWYGWHFPELAKLVPDNYNFAKLVLFIKDKTSLSEDSLHDLAALLNDDAAIAERVMDNARISMGQDLSSADMENVCIFAQRVVNLADYRRQLYDYLCEKMHTVAPNLSELIGEVIGARLISHAGSLTNLSKQAASTVQILGAEKALFRALKTKGNTPKYGLIYHSGFISKAAAKNKGRISRYLANKCTMASRIDNYSDEPTNIFGTVLKKQVEQRLEFYTTGHPTLKNELAIQEAIELYNENKPEEEPKQESKKRKHTSEEEEQSEEEEEDKKEKKKVKKEDKKDKKEKKEKKEKKEKKEKKEKKEKKEKKEKKEKKN; encoded by the coding sequence ATGGCGCCTATAGAGTATCTGTTGTTTGAAGAGCCTACTGGGTATgcaattttcaaagttAAATTGCAACAAGATAACATTGGATCAAGATTAGAAGAGGTTCAAAAGCAGATTAATGACTTTGGATCTTTCACTAAGTTGTTAGAACTTGTTTCATTCTCACCTTTCAAAGGTGCAGCTGAAGCCTTAGAAAATGCTAACGACATTTCTGAAGGTTTGCTGTCTGAAAGTTTGAAAGCGGTCttagatttgaatttgcCAAAGGGTTCCAAGAAGCAATCTGTTACTTTAGGTATCTCTGATAAAAACTTGGGTCCCTCCATTAAGGAAGTCTTCCCTTACGTTGATTGTTTCTCTAACGAATTATCGCAAGATTTGATCCGTGGTGTTAGATTAcatggtgaaaaattgttcaaaggTTTGCAAAGTGGTGATTTGGAAAGAGCTCAATTAGGTTTGGGTCACGCCTACTCTCGTGCCAAGGTGAAGTTTTCTGTGCAAAAGAATGATAATCACATTATTCAAGCTATCGCCCttttggatcaattggacAAGGATATTAACACTTTTGCCATGAGAGTTAAGGAATGGTACGGCTGGCACTTCCCTGAGTTGGCTAAGCTCGTTCCTGATAACTACAATTTTGCTAAATTGGTTTTATTCATTAAGGATAAGACCTCTTTGAGTGAAGATTCTTTGCACGATTTAGCTGCTCTTTTGAATGATGATGCTGCTATTGCTGAAAGAGTCATGGACAATGCTCGTATCTCTATGGGTCAAGATTTATCTAGTGCCGATATGGAAAATGTTTGTATCTTTGCGCAAAGAGTCGTCAACTTGGCTGATTACAGAAGACAATTGTACGATTACTTGTGTGAAAAGATGCATACCGTTGCTCCAAACTTGTCAGAATTGATCGGTGAAGTTATCGGTGCTAGATTGATCTCCCATGCAGGTTCTTTGACCAATTTGTCTAAGCAAGCTGCATCTACTGTGCAAATCTTGGGTGCTGAAAAGGCTCTTTTCAGAGCTTTGAAGACAAAGGGAAATACCCCTAAATATGGTTTAATTTACCACAGTGGATTTATCTCCAAGGCAGCTGCTAAGAACAAGGGTAGAATCTCTAGATACTTGGCTAACAAGTGTACCATGGCCTCCAGAATTGACAACTATTCCGATGAACCAACCAACATCTTTGGTACCgttttgaagaagcaaGTGGAACAAAGATTGGAATTTTACACCACTGGTCACCCAACTTTGAAGAACGAATTGGCAATTCAGGAAGCTATTGAGCTATATAACGAAAACAAGccagaagaagaacctAAGCAAGAATCTAAGAAGAGGAAACACacttctgaagaagaagaacagagtgaagaagaagaagaggacaagaaagagaagaagaaggtaaagaagGAGGACAAGAAGGacaagaaagagaagaaagaaaagaaagagaagaaagaaaagaaggagaagaaagaaaagaaggagaagaaagaaaagaaggagaagaaagagaagaagaattaa
- the SPT14 gene encoding phosphatidylinositol N-acetylglucosaminyltransferase SPT14 (similar to uniprot|P32363 Saccharomyces cerevisiae YPL175W SPT14 UDP-GlcNAc-binding and catalytic subunit of the enzyme that mediates I)): MGCNVAMVCDFFYPQLGGVEFHIFHLAQNLLQLGHSVVVITHAYGDRIGIRYLSSGLKVYHVPHLILHRGTTFPTLHGTFPIMRNIFIREQIDIVHSHGTASTFALEAIFHANTMGLRTVFTDHSLYGFSNIGAILLNKLLKFSLTNIDRIICVSNICKDNMIVRTDVDPAKISVIPNAVVSEDFKPLEKTNQNVLKPSKSITLVVISRLYPNKGVDLLIRLVPKICSMHSDVKFIIAGDGPKYVELQQMIESQRLQNRVNLMGSVPHEKVRDIMCQGDIYLHPSLTEAFGTVLVEAASCGLLIVSTTVGGIPEVLPEHMIVYANETSVSSLAAATNEGIRQLRENKIDTSSFHQEVSQMYNWMDVAKRTIRVYENIYQDATPYDKNWLAMVKRFYARDGVWANHLYLLSAIAEYILYIVLEWLYPRSEIDLAPKWPYDLYTSGM, encoded by the exons ATGGGGTGCAATGTAGC GATGGTATGCGATTTCTTCTACCCTCAACTAGGTGGTGTTGAGTTCCACATATTCCACCTTGCACAAAATTTGTTGCAATTAGGACATTCTGTTGTGGTTATTACCCATGCATATGGTGATAGAATTGGTATAAGGTACTTGTCTAGCGGTCTAAAAGTATACCATGTTCCGCACTTGATACTTCACAGAGGAACTACGTTCCCTACGCTGCACGGTACTTTTCCTATAATGAGGAATATATTTATTCGTGAGCAAATTGATATAGTTCACTCTCATGGTACTGCTTCTACTTTTGCTTTAGAAGCGATTTTCCATGCTAATACAATGGGACTAAGGACTGTATTTACAGATCATTCACTTTATGGGTTTTCCAATATTGGTGCAATACTTTTGAATAAACTGTTGAAGTTCTCACTAACTAATATTGATAGGATTATATGTGTTTCCAACATCTGTAAGGATAATATGATTGTAAGGACAGATGTAGATCCTGCGAAAATATCAGTAATACCCAATGCTGTTGTCAGCGAGGATTTTAAACCCCTAGAGAAGACTAATCAGAATGTACTGAAACCTTCTAAGAGTATTACTCTAGTGGTAATCAGTAGACTTTATCCTAACAAGGGTGTGGATCTTTTAATTCGACTTGTACCCAAGATATGTTCTATGCACAGTGATGTTAAATTTATAATTGCAGGTGATGGTCCCAAATATGTGGAATTACAACAGATGATTGAATCTCAAAGGTTACAGAATCGTGTTAATCTGATGGGTTCTGTACCGCATGAAAAAGTAAGAGATATTATGTGCCAAGGCGATATTTATTTACATCCAAGCTTAACTGAAGCTTTTGGTACAGTTCTCGTTGAGGCAGCATCTTGTGGACTACTCATTGTCTCTACAACAGTTGGCGGAATCCCAGAAGTGCTTCCTGAGCACATGATAGTATACGCTAACGAAACATCAGTGTCAAGTTTAGCGGCTGCTACGAACGAAGGAATAAGACAACTAAgggaaaataaaattgacaCATCTTCATTTCATCAGGAAGTGTCACAGATGTACAATTGGATGGATGTCGCTAAGAGGACTATCAGGGTTTACGAAAATATTTATCAAGATGCAACACCTTATGATAAAAATTGGTTAGCAATGGTCAAACGGTTTTACGCGAGAGATGGAGTCTGGGCAAACCACTTGTACCTATTGAGTGCCATTGCCGAATACATTCTCTATATTGTCTTAGAATGGCTTTACCCCCGGTCGGAGATCGATTTGGCGCCTAAATGGCCCTATGACTTATATACATCTGGcatgtaa
- a CDS encoding uncharacterized protein (similar to uniprot|Q08919 Saccharomyces cerevisiae YPL176C): protein MRIPGLRSGYDRVPDQEAQEPVQNEPEMSQDSLPLDPPEYDYTFDTEPSEEPDNAMEQMEYEDDSTLQDSVGKIQRFRDSFSNNIVIPVREKIMDPLAQIISMVSEKIDYYLNKVGNPLILRRFFYIVLMSIIAYMIMVSGLLPTELSLGSRGMFSDYQVLMDYAKDSVDLSKFERDVEYISSMPHMSGTKGDTAVRNYILESFTNNGIRLIRESNYNGYSNYPSEVSLKAVHNGQEVIINVNQENFNPLSKDGELNGVNLIFANKGSLQDLENLRQNGLLNGEFILLEHYGSVVSEQVLAAEKYGAKGILFITAEQDGNGDVVQDRSVGKPQVWPGDALTPGWPGNSFQSIDPKFATGLPHIPTMPLSWNQASILLNLLSKSGVQFDDSSFSGQPGEALINMKVKTTVRERHPVNNLLGKIEGGEQNDKAIIIAASRTSVFKGTSYPSYGTAMLLSILQLFQELKYKFDWKPLRNVYFASYGGNEFNLAGATELLEENAGPLKDEIYSVIDLSQLTIPTGERKLDIQSHPLLQEFFENEENRFGYNVNVRDVQEYGDWIPLMANGVPVSVISSPDFLEGKPPLLTSADDFEKIKDILHDDNQRQAVSDLLLFLFQSALKLADNPSIPFSVMRYVHVVDSAIQELGNNYPGHLNCQEVVNSLLLWKKIGEEWAAWSKSWDNVVMVRDEGIEPSLLSVHRWTWNKKLANIGRRQCKNEGLPNRAFYKNVLFGPAYWTQAVKGDPWIFPSVKDAIVDEDWNRAQSELNSVAQILQQSAALFLEETNDI from the coding sequence ATGCGAATTCCAGGGTTGAGAAGTGGATATGATAGAGTTCCAGACCAAGAAGCTCAGGAACCTGTCCAGAATGAGCCTGAAATGAGTCAAGATTCTTTACCCTTAGATCCACCAGAATATGACTATACATTCGATACAGAACCATCAGAAGAGCCAGATAATGCTATGGAACAGATGGAATATGAGGATGATTCGACACTTCAAGATTCCGTCGGCAAAATACAGAGATTTAGGGACAGTTTTAGTAATAACATAGTCATACCTGTGAGGGAGAAGATTATGGATCCACTAGCACAGATAATTAGCATGGTTTCCGAGAAAATAGACTACTATCTAAATAAAGTCGGAAATCCTTTGATCTTAAGGCGGTTTTTCTACATCGTACTTATGTCTATCATTGCGTATATGATTATGGTTAGCGGATTATTGCCCACTGAACTGAGTTTAGGGAGTAGAGGAATGTTTTCGGACTATCAAGTATTAATGGATTACGCAAAAGATTCTGTGGACTTATCTAAGTTTGAAAGGGATGTGGAATATATCAGTAGCATGCCGCACATGTCAGGTACCAAAGGTGACACTGCAGTGAGAAACTACattttggaatcttttACCAACAATGGTATTAGATTAATAAGAGAATCTAATTATAATGGATACTCTAACTATCCGAGCGAAGTTTCGTTAAAGGCAGTGCACAATGGTCAAGAGGTGATCATTAATGTAAACCAAGAGAATTTCAACCCACTAAGCAAAGATGGTGAGTTGAACGGTGTAAATTTGATCTTTGCTAATAAAGGTTCATTACAAgacttggaaaatttaagACAAAACGGTCTTTTAAATGGCGAATTTATTTTATTGGAACATTACGGTAGTGTAGTTAGTGAACAAGTATTAGCGGCTGAAAAATACGGTGCTAAGGGAATCTTATTCATTACAGCAGAACaagatggtaatggtgatgTAGTGCAGGACAGGTCAGTAGGGAAACCACAGGTTTGGCCAGGTGACGCATTGACCCCTGGCTGGCCCGGTAATAGTTTCCAGAGTAtagatccaaaatttgcTACTGGTCTTCCGCATATTCCTACAATGCCACTTTCATGGAACCAAGCTTCCATACTATTAAATCTTTTATCAAAGAGTGGTGtacaatttgatgattcAAGCTTCAGTGGTCAACCAGGTGAAGCTCTTATAAACATGAAAGTTAAGACTACGGTTAGAGAAAGACATCCGGTAAATAATTTACTGGGTAAGATCGAAGGCGGTGAACAAAATGATAAAGCAATTATAATTGCAGCATCTAGAACAAGTGTCTTTAAGGGAACCTCCTATCCATCATATGGCACTGCAATGCTGTTATCTATTCTTCAATTATTCCAAGAGCTAAAATATAAATTCGACTGGAAGCCATTGAGAAACGTTTATTTCGCATCAtatggtggtaatgaattCAATTTAGCAGGGGCAACCGAATTATTAGAGGAGAATGCTGGGCCTTTGAAGGACGAAATCTATTCTGTTATTGATTTGAGTCAATTAACAATCCCCACCGGTGAGAGAAAATTGGACATACAATCACATCCgcttttacaagaatttttcgaaaatGAAGAGAATAGGTTTGGGTACAATGTTAATGTGAGGGACGTCCAAGAATACGGGGACTGGATTCCATTGATGGCAAATGGTGTACCTGTATCCgtaatttcttcaccagattTCTTAGAGGGCAAACCACCACTTTTAACATCTGCAGACGATTTCGAAAAGATTAAGGATATACTACACGACGATAATCAACGTCAAGCGGTTTCTGACCTATTACTATTTTTATTCCAATCCGCTCTCAAACTAGCTGATAATCCATCGATTCCCTTCAGTGTAATGAGATACGTCCATGTGGTGGACAGTGCTATACAGGAGCTAGGAAACAATTATCCGGGACACCTGAATTGCCAGGAAGTGGTTAATTCGCTTTTATTATGGAAAAAAATAGGTGAAGAATGGGCAGCTTGGTCAAAAAGTTGGGATAATGTCGTCATGGTGAGAGACGAAGGTATTGAACCTTCATTGCTTTCAGTTCACAGGTGGACTTGGAATAAAAAGCTAGCCAACATCGGTAGAAGACAATGTAAAAACGAAGGTTTACCCAATAGGGCTTTCTACAAAAACGTTCTATTTGGCCCCGCTTATTGGACGCAAGCCGTCAAGGGAGACCCATGGATTTTCCCATCTGTAAAGGATGCTATCGTAGATGAGGATTGGAACCGTGCTCAAAGTGAATTGAATAGCGTGGCCCAGATCTTGCAACAATCAGCAGCTCTATTCCTGGAAGAGACTAATGACATTTAA
- the PBA1 gene encoding Pba1p (weakly similar to uniprot|Q05778 Saccharomyces cerevisiae YLR199C Hypothetical ORF), translating into MLFKQWNEIAEPRHHLDSPLAVGIDDESLQKGSLPLVELPNINWNKFHKIFLTTGIMDPLFPKELLGVMKLGDIRTTLTIDRNQQHENGEYSWNFEENFPNEVNLNGGQDNDDGQSLTFVTTVEAFGDCLLVGVKENFLKVSPIIYNRIAQVLLSVFDGTHHELKVLGTSDRITELKSISHLRSDLQPPEFVTGFIGSILTQLTVKNIPFEGFIAPSEGAIGFEKMSMNTMPELIDICGQWINGNSEKYRSECYRHWRLDSGAVGSLSGLYV; encoded by the exons ATGTTA TTCAAACAATGGAACGAAATTGCTGAGCCTAGGCACCATTTGGATTCACCATTGGCGGTTGgtattgatgatgaatccCTACAAAAAGGTTCTCTACCGCTAGTGGAACTACCAAAcatcaattggaacaagTTTCACAAGATCTTCTTGACAACTGGTATCATGGATCCACTTTTCCCTAAGGAGTTACTGGGTGTAATGAAACTGGGAGACATAAGAACAACCTTGACCATAGATCGAAATCAACAGCATGAAAATGGAGAATACTCTTGGAATTTTGAAGAGAATTTCCCCAATGAAGTTAATTTAAATGGTGGGcaagataatgatgatggcCAATCGTTAACATTTGTAACGACAGTAGAGGCATTTGGAGATTGTCTGCTGGTGGGCGTTAAGGAAAATTTCCTCAAAGTTTCCCCCATTATTTACAATCGAATTGCACAAGTTTTACTCTCTGTTTTCGATGGTACGCACCACGAGTTAAAGGTTTTAGGTACATCTGATAGAATtacagaattgaaatccaTTTCACACCTACGCTCCGATTTGCAACCTCCAGAATTTGTTACTGGTTTCATTGGCAGCATATTGACGCAATTAACTGTCAAGAACATTCCATTCGAAGGTTTTATCGCACCAAGTGAAGGTGCTATTGGCTTTGAAAAGATGTCAATGAATACAATGCCCGAATTGATCGATATCTGCGGCCAATGGATTAATGGTAATTCTGAAAAATATAGATCTGAATGTTATAGGCATTGGAGACTCGATAGTGGAGCTGTAGGCTCGCTATCTGGGTTATACGTATAA
- the CDC31 gene encoding centrin (highly similar to uniprot|P06704 Saccharomyces cerevisiae YOR257W CDC31 Component of the spindle pole body (SPB) half-bridge required for SPB duplication in mitosis and meiosis II homolog of mammalian centrin interacts with Kar1p) gives MNSIRRKNVKSVPTIPSPAADSSPLQDQLLDEQKQEIYEAFSLFDMNNDGYLDYHELKVAMRALGFDLPKREILDLIDQYDRDGRHLMQYEDFYMIMGDKIVKRDPLDEIKRAFKLFDDDQTGKISLKNLRRVAKELGENLTDEELRAMIEEFDLDGDGEIDEQEFIAICTDS, from the coding sequence ATGAATAGTATTCGTAGAAAGAATGTCAAGAGTGTACCAACGATACCTTCACCTGCAGCTGATAGTTCGCCGTTGCAAGATCAATTACTAGATGAACAGAAGCAAGAGATATATGAAGCCTTTTCACTATTTGATATGAATAATGATGGGTACTTGGATTACCATGAATTGAAGGTTGCAATGAGGGCATTGGGCTTTGATCTTCCTAAGAGAGAGATTCTAGATCTAATAGATCAGTACGATAGAGATGGGCGTCATTTGATGCAGTATGAGGATTTTTACATGATAATGGGTGACAAAATAGTGAAAAGAGACCCACTCGATGAGATTAAAAGGGCATTTAAACTgtttgatgatgatcaaaCAGGCAAGATTAGTCTAAAGAACTTAAGAAGGGTTGCTAAGGAATTAGGTGAAAATTTGACAGATGAAGAGTTAAGAGCCATGATTGAAGAGTTTGACCTTGACGGAGATGGTGAAATAGATGAACAGGAGTTTATAGCGATTTGCACCGATAGCTAA